The following are encoded in a window of Arthrobacter antioxidans genomic DNA:
- the serA gene encoding phosphoglycerate dehydrogenase, translating to MTKPVVLLAEELSPATVEALGPDFEIRSTDGADRSQLLAALADVEAVLVRSATQMDAEAIRAAPKLKVIARAGVGLDNVDIKAATQAGVMVVNAPTSNIISAAELTVGHILSLARNIPQASAALKAGEWKRSKYSGTELYEKNIGIIGLGRIGALVAARLQGFGTQILAYDPYVTSARAAQLGVRLVSLEELLRESDFVTIHMPKTPETVGMLGAEAFALMKDTAYVVNVARGGLVDEEALHTALEQGLIAGAGVDVFVREPSTDLAFFAHDSVVVTPHLGASTEEAQEKAGISVAKSVRLALAGELVPDAVNVAGGVIDPAVRPGIPLMEKLGRIFTALTHASLTQIDIEVAGEIASLDVKALELAALKGVFTDVVSEQVSYVNAPVLAEQRGITSRLITTPESEEYRNVLRLRGALSDGSQISVAGTLTGPKQVEKLVGVNGYDLEIPISEHLLVLLYTDRPGVIGALGRLLGERDINIAGMQVARNKEGGQALSLLTVDSAVPQDVLDAIRTEIGATVAREVDLQD from the coding sequence GTGACCAAGCCCGTCGTCCTCCTCGCCGAAGAACTCTCGCCCGCCACCGTCGAAGCGCTGGGCCCCGACTTCGAGATCCGCAGCACCGACGGCGCCGACCGCTCCCAGCTCCTCGCCGCGCTGGCCGACGTCGAGGCCGTGCTCGTGCGCTCGGCGACGCAGATGGACGCCGAGGCCATCCGGGCCGCACCGAAGCTGAAGGTCATCGCCCGCGCGGGAGTGGGCCTCGACAACGTGGACATCAAGGCCGCCACGCAGGCCGGTGTAATGGTGGTGAACGCCCCGACGTCGAACATCATCTCCGCCGCCGAACTGACCGTGGGCCACATCCTCAGCCTCGCGCGGAACATCCCGCAGGCCAGCGCCGCGCTCAAGGCGGGGGAGTGGAAGCGCTCGAAGTACTCGGGCACGGAGCTGTACGAGAAGAACATCGGCATCATCGGCCTCGGCCGGATCGGCGCCCTCGTCGCGGCCCGCCTGCAGGGCTTCGGCACGCAGATCCTCGCCTACGACCCCTACGTGACCTCGGCCCGCGCCGCCCAGCTCGGGGTGCGCCTGGTGTCCCTCGAGGAGCTGCTCCGCGAGTCGGACTTCGTCACCATCCACATGCCCAAGACCCCCGAGACCGTCGGGATGCTCGGCGCCGAGGCCTTCGCGCTCATGAAGGACACTGCCTACGTGGTCAACGTGGCCCGGGGCGGGCTGGTCGACGAAGAGGCCCTCCACACCGCGCTGGAGCAGGGGCTGATCGCCGGCGCCGGCGTCGACGTCTTCGTCCGGGAGCCCAGCACCGACCTCGCGTTCTTCGCCCACGACAGCGTCGTGGTGACCCCCCACCTCGGGGCGTCCACGGAGGAGGCCCAGGAGAAGGCGGGCATCTCCGTGGCGAAATCGGTACGGCTCGCCCTGGCCGGGGAGCTCGTGCCCGACGCCGTCAACGTGGCCGGCGGCGTGATCGATCCGGCGGTGCGCCCGGGCATCCCGCTCATGGAGAAGCTCGGCCGGATCTTCACGGCCCTCACGCACGCCTCCCTGACGCAGATCGACATCGAGGTGGCGGGCGAGATCGCGTCCCTCGACGTCAAGGCCCTGGAACTCGCCGCCCTCAAGGGCGTCTTCACCGACGTCGTCTCCGAGCAGGTCTCCTACGTCAACGCGCCCGTCCTCGCCGAGCAGCGCGGCATCACCTCGCGCCTGATCACCACGCCCGAGTCCGAGGAGTACCGCAACGTGCTCCGCCTCCGCGGGGCGCTGTCCGACGGCAGCCAGATCTCGGTGGCCGGGACGCTCACGGGTCCCAAGCAGGTGGAGAAGCTCGTGGGCGTCAACGGCTACGACCTCGAGATCCCCATCAGCGAGCACCTCCTCGTCCTCCTCTACACCGACCGCCCCGGCGTGATCGGCGCCCTCGGCCGCCTCCTCGGCGAGCGGGACATCAACATCGCCGGCATGCAGGTGGCCCGGAACAAGGAGGGCGGCCAGGCGCTGTCCCTCCTCACCGTGGACAGCGCGGTGCCGCAGGACGTCCTGGATGCCATCCGGACCGAGATCGGTGCCACCGTGGCGCGGGAAGTGGACCTGCAGGACTGA
- the ilvC gene encoding ketol-acid reductoisomerase, translating into MTEMFYDDDADLSIIQGRTVAVIGYGSQGHAHALSLRDSGVDVRVGLKEGSASRAKAEAEGLRVLSVAEATAEADLIMVLTPDQVQRHVYKDEIAPNLQAGDALFFGHGFNIRYGYIQPPADVDVALVAPKGPGHIVRREFEAGRGVPDLIAVEQDASGKARDLALSYAKAIGGTRAGVIETTFTEETETDLFGEQAVLCGGASQLIQYGFETLTEAGYKPEVAYFEVLHELKLIVDLMVEGGIAKQRWSVSDTAEYGDYVSGPRVITPEVKENMKAVLADIQNGAFAKRFIDDQDAGAPEFTALRKKGEDHPIESTGRELRKLFSWIKTSDDYTEGSVAR; encoded by the coding sequence GTGACCGAGATGTTCTATGACGACGATGCAGATCTTTCGATCATCCAGGGCCGCACCGTGGCCGTCATCGGCTACGGCAGCCAGGGCCACGCCCACGCGCTGAGCCTGCGGGACTCCGGCGTCGATGTGCGCGTCGGACTGAAGGAAGGCTCGGCGTCGCGCGCCAAGGCCGAGGCCGAGGGCCTCCGGGTGCTCTCCGTGGCCGAGGCGACCGCGGAAGCGGACCTCATCATGGTCCTCACCCCGGACCAGGTGCAGCGGCACGTGTACAAGGACGAGATCGCGCCGAACCTGCAGGCCGGCGACGCCCTGTTCTTCGGGCACGGCTTCAACATCCGCTACGGCTACATCCAGCCGCCGGCCGACGTCGACGTCGCCCTCGTGGCACCCAAGGGCCCCGGGCACATCGTCCGGCGCGAGTTCGAAGCCGGCCGCGGCGTCCCCGACCTCATCGCCGTCGAGCAGGACGCATCGGGCAAGGCCCGCGACCTGGCCCTGTCCTACGCGAAGGCGATCGGCGGCACCCGCGCGGGCGTCATCGAGACCACCTTCACCGAGGAGACCGAGACGGACCTCTTCGGCGAGCAGGCCGTGCTCTGCGGCGGCGCCTCGCAGCTCATCCAGTACGGGTTCGAGACGCTGACCGAGGCCGGCTACAAGCCGGAGGTCGCGTACTTCGAGGTGCTGCACGAGCTCAAGCTCATCGTCGACCTCATGGTGGAGGGCGGCATCGCCAAGCAGCGCTGGAGCGTCTCCGACACCGCCGAGTACGGCGACTACGTCTCCGGCCCGCGCGTCATCACGCCCGAGGTGAAGGAGAACATGAAGGCCGTCCTCGCGGACATCCAGAACGGGGCCTTCGCCAAGCGGTTCATCGACGACCAGGACGCCGGGGCACCCGAGTTCACCGCACTCCGCAAGAAGGGCGAGGACCACCCGATCGAGAGCACGGGCCGCGAGCTCCGCAAGCTCTTCTCCTGGATCAAGACGAGCGACGACTACACCGAGGGCTCCGTCGCGCGCTAG
- the ilvN gene encoding acetolactate synthase small subunit has protein sequence MARHTLSVLVEDVPGVLTRVASLFARRAFNINSLAVGPTEVAGMSRITVVVEAEGDLLEQVTKQLNKLINVIKIVELTTEQSVQRDHVLIKVRADAATRLQVTQAADLFRAAVVDVAIDSLIIEATGTAEKLSALLSVLEPFGVREIVQSGTLAIGRGAKSMSDRALRSA, from the coding sequence ATGGCACGCCACACCCTGTCCGTGCTCGTCGAGGACGTCCCCGGCGTCCTCACCCGTGTCGCGAGCCTCTTCGCGCGGCGCGCGTTCAACATCAACTCCCTCGCCGTCGGACCGACCGAGGTCGCGGGCATGTCCCGCATCACCGTTGTGGTGGAAGCCGAGGGAGATCTCCTCGAGCAGGTCACCAAGCAGCTGAACAAGCTCATCAACGTCATCAAGATCGTCGAACTGACCACCGAACAGTCGGTGCAGCGCGACCACGTCCTGATCAAGGTCAGGGCCGACGCCGCCACGCGCCTCCAGGTCACCCAGGCCGCGGACCTGTTCCGCGCGGCCGTCGTCGACGTGGCGATCGACTCGCTCATCATCGAGGCGACGGGCACGGCCGAGAAACTCTCGGCGCTGCTGTCCGTGCTCGAGCCGTTCGGCGTCCGCGAGATCGTGCAGTCGGGCACGCTCGCGATCGGCCGCGGCGCCAAGTCGATGAGCGACCGCGCGCTGCGCAGCGCCTGA
- a CDS encoding acetolactate synthase large subunit, with protein sequence MSKGSPISPALLAARPAPPAAPARESAPVAPASSVRGPNRVVAPTEMLGSAAIVRSLEELGVDDVFGLPGGAILPTYDPLLASTKLRHILVRHEQGAGHAAQGYAMVTGRPGVCIATSGPGATNLVTAIADAHMDSVPMVAITGQVSSAFIGSDAFQEADIVGITMPITKHSYLVTDAQDIPRVLAEAFHIATTGRPGPVLVDIAKDAQQSSMTFSWPPRIDIPGYRPVLRGHAKQVREAARLISGSQRPVFYVGGGVVKGHASQELRELAELVGAPVVTTLMARGVFPDSHQQHVGMPGMHGSVSAVTALQQSDLLITLGARFDDRVTGVLASFAPHAKVIHADIDPAEISKNRAADVPIVGSVKEIIPELTAAVRESFAAQERPDISAWWKTIDHLRETYPVGFTQPDDGLSAPQQVIKRIGELTGPEGVFVSGVGQHQMWAAQFIQYERPHAWLNSGGLGTMGYSVPAAMGAKVGNPDRVVWAIDGDGCFQMTNQELATCVINNIPIKVAVINNSSLGMVRQWQTLFYEGRYSNTDLNTGHDTVRVPDFVKLADAYGCVGLRCERDEDIDATIEQALAINDRPVVIDFVVSRDSMVWPMVPSGVSNDLIQIARNMTPTWEQED encoded by the coding sequence ATGTCCAAGGGATCGCCCATCAGCCCAGCGCTGTTGGCAGCAAGGCCAGCACCTCCCGCAGCACCCGCGCGCGAGTCCGCGCCCGTCGCTCCGGCGAGCTCCGTCCGCGGCCCCAACCGGGTCGTGGCCCCTACCGAGATGCTCGGGTCGGCGGCGATCGTCCGCTCCCTCGAGGAACTCGGCGTCGACGACGTCTTCGGCCTTCCCGGTGGGGCCATCCTCCCCACCTACGATCCCCTCCTGGCGTCCACGAAGCTCCGGCACATCCTCGTCCGGCACGAGCAGGGGGCCGGCCACGCAGCGCAGGGCTACGCCATGGTCACCGGCCGTCCCGGCGTGTGCATCGCGACCTCGGGACCGGGTGCCACCAACCTCGTGACCGCCATCGCGGATGCGCACATGGACTCCGTGCCCATGGTCGCCATCACCGGGCAGGTCTCGAGCGCCTTCATCGGCTCGGACGCCTTCCAGGAAGCGGACATCGTCGGCATCACGATGCCGATCACCAAGCACTCGTACCTCGTCACCGACGCCCAGGACATCCCCCGCGTGCTCGCCGAGGCGTTCCACATCGCCACGACCGGACGTCCGGGCCCCGTGCTCGTGGACATCGCCAAGGACGCCCAGCAGTCGTCGATGACCTTCTCCTGGCCGCCCCGCATCGACATCCCCGGCTACCGGCCCGTGCTGCGCGGACACGCCAAGCAGGTCCGCGAGGCCGCACGGCTGATCAGCGGCTCGCAGCGTCCCGTCTTCTACGTGGGCGGCGGCGTGGTCAAGGGGCACGCCTCGCAGGAACTGCGGGAGCTCGCCGAACTCGTCGGCGCCCCCGTGGTCACCACCCTCATGGCCCGCGGCGTCTTCCCCGACTCCCACCAGCAGCACGTCGGCATGCCGGGCATGCACGGCTCGGTCTCCGCCGTCACGGCACTCCAGCAGTCGGACCTGCTGATCACCCTCGGCGCGCGCTTCGACGACCGCGTGACCGGCGTGCTGGCCAGCTTCGCGCCGCACGCGAAGGTGATCCACGCGGACATCGACCCGGCCGAGATCTCCAAGAACCGCGCGGCCGACGTGCCGATCGTCGGCTCGGTGAAGGAGATCATCCCCGAACTCACCGCAGCCGTCCGCGAATCCTTCGCAGCGCAGGAACGCCCCGACATCTCCGCCTGGTGGAAGACCATCGACCACCTGCGCGAGACCTACCCAGTGGGCTTCACCCAGCCCGACGACGGCCTGTCGGCACCGCAGCAGGTCATCAAGCGCATCGGCGAGCTCACCGGACCCGAGGGAGTGTTCGTCTCCGGCGTGGGCCAGCACCAGATGTGGGCCGCGCAGTTCATCCAGTACGAGCGCCCTCACGCCTGGCTCAACTCCGGCGGCCTCGGCACCATGGGCTACTCCGTCCCCGCGGCCATGGGCGCCAAGGTGGGCAACCCGGACCGCGTGGTCTGGGCCATCGACGGCGACGGCTGCTTCCAGATGACCAACCAGGAACTGGCCACCTGCGTCATCAACAACATCCCCATCAAGGTCGCGGTGATCAACAACTCCTCGCTCGGCATGGTGCGGCAGTGGCAGACCCTCTTCTACGAGGGCCGCTACTCCAACACGGACCTCAACACGGGTCATGACACCGTCCGCGTGCCCGACTTCGTGAAGCTCGCCGACGCCTACGGCTGCGTGGGCCTGCGATGCGAGCGCGACGAGGACATCGACGCCACCATCGAGCAGGCGCTGGCCATCAACGACCGCCCCGTCGTCATCGACTTCGTGGTGAGCCGCGACTCGATGGTGTGGCCGATGGTGCCCTCGGGCGTCAGCAACGACCTCATCCAGATCGCCCGCAACATGACCCCGACCTGGGAACAGGAGGACTGA